In Rutidosis leptorrhynchoides isolate AG116_Rl617_1_P2 chromosome 2, CSIRO_AGI_Rlap_v1, whole genome shotgun sequence, one genomic interval encodes:
- the LOC139889394 gene encoding secreted RxLR effector protein 161-like: MENSKPMVTPMATNVKLTLEGEGELFDSTKYRGMIGSLLYLTVSRPDIMFSVCLCERFQENTKTSHVEAVKRIFRYLKGIMHLRLWYPKFTEVDIMCFADSDHGGSMIDRKSTSEVCAFVGLCLTSWFSKKQTSVALSTTEAEYVAMGRACAQVLWMKQTFLDYGIISSEIPICCDNKSAIDLSKN; encoded by the coding sequence atggagaactcaaaaccaatGGTGACTCCTATGGCAACAAATGTGAAGCTTACTTTAGAAGGAGAAGGAGAACTGTTCGATAGCACCAAATATAGGGGAATGATTGGATCCCTTCTATATTTAACGGTAAGTCGGCCCGATATCATGTTTAGTGTGTGCTTGTGTGAAAGGTTTCAAGAAAATACAAAAACATCACACGTTGAGGCCGTCAAAAGGATCTTTAGATACTTAAAGGGAATAATGCATCTTAGGTTATGGTATCCAAAGTTCACCGAGGttgatattatgtgctttgcgGATTCCGATCATGGAGGGTCAAtgattgatagaaagagcacaagtGAAGTATGCGCGTTCGTGGGTCTTTGCTTAACATCATGGTTCTCAAAGAAGCAAACGTCCGTTGCATTgtctaccaccgaagccgaatatgtagCTATGGGAAGAGCATGCGCACAAGTGTTATGGATGAAGCAAACCTTCCTTGATTATGGTATCATCTCATCCGAAATACCCATATGTTGTGATAACAAAAGTGCTATAGACCtatctaaaaattaa
- the LOC139889393 gene encoding secreted RxLR effector protein 161-like, producing the protein MTVSEKLNKDESGKSVCQKTYMEMIGSLLYLTASRPGIMFVTFLCARYQADPKDSHYKVVKRIFRYLKGTPNLGLWYPKGSGFDLIRYTDTDYAGCKLDRKSTSGGCQLLGGKLVSWSSKKQNSIATSTVEAEFVAAGGCFAQLLWMPHQLADYDVILTKTAIMCDNESAIAITENPGKVVPKFVGTNDHLADIFTKSLSEERHFYILERLGTLNPSQEMLSGESEK; encoded by the exons ATGACTGTGTCTGAAAAATTGAATAAAGATGAGTCTGGAAAATCTGTTTGTCAAAAGACTTATATGGAAATGATTGGTTCATTACTATACCTAACTGCTAGCAGGCCTGGTATAATGTTTGTCACATTCTTATGTGCAAGATATCAGGCAGACCCAAAAGACTCTCATTATAAGGTTGTAAAAAGAATTTTCAGGTACCTAAAGGGTACTCCTAACttgggtctttggtatcccaaaggctCTGGTTTTGATCTTATTAGGTACACAGATACTGACTATGCAGGGTGTAAGTTGGATAGGAAAAGTACTTCAGGTGGTTGTCAACTATTGGGTGGAAAGTTGGTTAGTTGGTCAAGTAAAAAGCAAAATTCTATTGCTACTTCAACTGTTGAAGCTGAGTTTGTTGCTGCTGGTGGGTGTTTTGCTCAATTGTTATGGATGCCACATCAATTGGCAGATTATGATGTGATTCTAACAAAGACTGCTATCatgtgtgataatgaaagtgcaATTGCCATTACTGAGAATCCC ggtAAAGTTGTGCCAAAGTTTGTAGGAACAAATGATCACTTGGCTGATATCTTTACAAAATCCTTAAGTGAAGAGAGGCACTTCTATATTCTTGAAAGGTTGGGTACGTTGAATCCTTCTCAAGAGATGTTATCTGGAGAGTCTGAAAAATGA